A single genomic interval of Saccharospirillum mangrovi harbors:
- a CDS encoding CTP synthase: MTRYIFVTGGVVSSLGKGIASASLAAILEARGLKVTLLKLDPYINVDPGTMSPFQHGEVFVTEDGAETDLDLGHYERFVRTTMTRRNNFTTGRIYQDVLRKERRGDYLGGTVQVIPHITDEIKRRVIEGAGDADVALVEVGGTVGDIESLPFLEAVRQLKVELGSRRALSMHLTLVPYIATAGEVKTKPTQHSVKELRTIGLQPDILVCRSEQPIGKAELRKIALFTNVEERAVVPLPDADSIYRIPGMLHKAGLDNIVVEKFALECGEPDLSDWEDVTDRKLNPDGEVTIAMVGKYMELLDAYKSLIEAIDHAGIRSRTKVNIRYIDSEDIEKDGTDVLSDVQGILVPGGFGYRGVEGKIAAARYARENQIPYLGICLGMQVAVIEYARNVAGFEGAHSTEFDRQSRHPVVGLVTEWIEADGKKVEREEGADLGGTMRLGGQECQLSDDSISRQCYGKDRIVERHRHRYEVNNHYVEDLQKAGLRIAGRSVDGALVEIIEIPDHPWYVACQFHPEFTSTPRDGHGLFSGFIGAVRAKRG, encoded by the coding sequence ATGACGCGTTATATCTTTGTCACCGGCGGTGTGGTGTCCTCCTTGGGTAAGGGCATTGCATCGGCCTCCTTGGCCGCCATTCTGGAGGCCCGAGGGCTCAAGGTGACCCTGCTCAAACTGGATCCCTACATCAACGTCGATCCAGGCACCATGAGTCCCTTCCAGCACGGCGAAGTCTTCGTTACCGAAGACGGCGCTGAAACCGATCTTGACCTCGGTCACTACGAGCGCTTTGTGCGCACGACCATGACCCGCCGCAACAACTTCACCACCGGCCGTATTTATCAGGATGTACTGCGCAAAGAGCGCCGTGGCGATTATCTGGGCGGCACTGTGCAAGTCATTCCGCACATCACTGACGAAATCAAACGCCGTGTCATCGAAGGCGCCGGCGATGCCGATGTGGCGCTGGTGGAAGTGGGCGGCACAGTCGGTGACATCGAATCCTTGCCGTTTCTCGAAGCCGTGCGTCAGCTCAAGGTCGAACTGGGCAGCCGCCGCGCGCTGTCGATGCACCTGACGCTGGTGCCGTACATCGCCACCGCCGGCGAAGTGAAAACCAAACCAACGCAACACTCCGTTAAAGAGCTGCGCACCATCGGTCTGCAGCCGGACATCCTGGTGTGCCGTTCCGAACAGCCGATTGGCAAAGCCGAATTGCGCAAGATCGCGCTGTTCACCAACGTTGAAGAACGCGCCGTGGTGCCGCTGCCGGACGCCGATTCTATTTACCGAATCCCGGGCATGCTGCACAAAGCCGGCCTCGACAACATCGTGGTCGAGAAATTCGCGCTGGAATGTGGCGAACCGGACCTGTCTGACTGGGAAGACGTGACCGACCGCAAGCTGAACCCGGACGGCGAAGTCACCATCGCCATGGTCGGTAAATACATGGAATTGCTCGACGCTTATAAGTCGTTGATCGAAGCCATCGACCACGCCGGCATCCGCTCGCGCACCAAGGTCAACATTCGCTACATCGACTCCGAAGACATCGAAAAAGACGGCACCGACGTGCTGTCCGATGTGCAGGGCATTCTGGTGCCGGGCGGTTTTGGCTATCGAGGTGTGGAAGGCAAGATCGCCGCTGCGCGTTACGCCCGCGAAAACCAGATTCCCTATCTGGGCATTTGCCTGGGCATGCAGGTTGCCGTTATTGAATACGCGCGTAACGTGGCCGGCTTTGAAGGCGCGCATTCGACTGAATTCGATCGCCAGTCGCGCCATCCGGTGGTCGGTCTGGTGACTGAATGGATCGAAGCCGACGGCAAGAAAGTTGAGCGCGAAGAAGGCGCCGATCTGGGCGGCACCATGCGCCTGGGTGGTCAGGAATGCCAACTGTCGGACGATTCGATTTCGCGTCAGTGCTACGGCAAAGATCGCATCGTCGAGCGCCACCGCCACCGCTATGAAGTTAACAACCATTATGTAGAAGACTTACAAAAAGCCGGTCTGCGCATCGCCGGCCGTTCGGTTGACGGCGCCCTGGTCGAGATCATCGAGATTCCCGATCACCCCTGGTACGTGGCCTGCCAATTCCACCCCGAATTCACCTCCACACCGCGTGACGGCCACGGTTTGTTCAGTGGTTTCATCGGTGCGGTACGCGCCAAACGCGGTTAG
- the eno gene encoding phosphopyruvate hydratase yields the protein MAKIVDIKGREVLDSRGNPTVEADVILESGLIGRACAPSGASTGSREALELRDGDKSRYLGKGVLKAVAAVNGPIRDALLGFDALDQAGLDKVMIDLDGTENKSNFGANAILAVSLAAAKAAAADKGVALYEHIADLNGTSGQYSLPVPMMNILNGGEHADNNVDIQEFMIQPVGAKSFKEALRIGAEIFHALKKVLSAKGLNTAVGDEGGFAPNLESNAAALAAIEEAVAAAGYKLGTDITLAMDCAASEFHDNGQYNLKGEGKVFDSNGFTDYLAELTEQYPIVSIEDGLDESDWDGFAYMTKKLGNKIQLVGDDLFVTNTKILKEGIDKGIANSILIKFNQIGSLTETLAAIKMAKDAGYTAVISHRSGETEDATIADLAVGTAAGQIKTGSLCRSDRVAKYNQLLRIEEALGSKAVYNGLKEIKGQG from the coding sequence ATGGCCAAGATCGTTGATATCAAAGGACGGGAAGTACTCGATTCCCGTGGTAACCCTACTGTTGAAGCCGACGTCATTCTGGAATCCGGTTTGATCGGCCGCGCCTGCGCGCCGTCGGGTGCCTCCACCGGTTCGCGCGAAGCGCTGGAACTGCGTGATGGCGACAAGAGCCGCTACCTGGGCAAGGGCGTGTTGAAAGCCGTCGCTGCCGTCAACGGCCCGATCCGTGATGCGTTGCTGGGCTTTGATGCGCTGGACCAGGCCGGTCTGGACAAAGTGATGATCGATCTGGACGGCACCGAGAACAAATCCAACTTCGGCGCCAACGCCATTCTGGCTGTGTCACTGGCCGCCGCTAAAGCCGCTGCTGCCGACAAAGGCGTGGCACTGTACGAACACATCGCCGACCTGAACGGCACATCCGGCCAATACAGCCTGCCAGTGCCGATGATGAACATCCTCAACGGTGGCGAGCACGCCGACAACAACGTCGACATCCAGGAATTCATGATCCAGCCGGTCGGCGCCAAGTCCTTTAAAGAAGCGTTGCGCATCGGCGCGGAAATCTTCCACGCACTGAAAAAAGTGCTCAGCGCCAAAGGCCTGAACACCGCCGTTGGTGACGAAGGCGGTTTTGCACCGAACCTGGAAAGCAACGCTGCTGCGCTGGCGGCCATTGAAGAAGCGGTTGCTGCGGCCGGTTACAAGCTGGGCACCGACATTACTTTGGCGATGGACTGCGCCGCGTCTGAATTCCACGACAACGGCCAGTACAACCTCAAAGGCGAAGGCAAAGTCTTCGACTCCAACGGCTTCACCGATTACCTGGCTGAACTGACCGAACAGTACCCCATCGTCTCCATCGAAGACGGCCTGGACGAAAGCGACTGGGACGGCTTTGCCTATATGACTAAAAAGCTGGGCAACAAAATCCAGCTGGTGGGTGACGACCTGTTCGTGACCAACACCAAGATCCTCAAAGAAGGCATCGACAAAGGCATCGCCAACTCCATCCTGATCAAGTTCAACCAGATCGGTTCGCTGACCGAAACACTGGCGGCGATCAAGATGGCGAAAGACGCCGGCTACACCGCTGTGATTTCACACCGCTCCGGTGAAACCGAAGACGCGACCATTGCCGACCTCGCCGTCGGTACCGCTGCCGGCCAGATCAAAACCGGCTCGCTGTGCCGTTCCGACCGCGTTGCCAAGTACAACCAACTGCTGCGCATCGAAGAAGCGCTGGGCAGCAAGGCGGTGTACAACGGCCTGAAGGAAATCAAAGGTCAGGGCTGA
- the ftsB gene encoding cell division protein FtsB, translating to MRWLQLGLVFLLVLLQYRLWLGENSWPEVHRLDAEIAARQVEIDRQQSRNVVLEARVDDLKSGLDAVEELARNNLGLVKPGETFYVIPADEADQ from the coding sequence ATGCGTTGGCTGCAACTCGGATTGGTGTTCTTGCTGGTATTGCTGCAATACCGACTTTGGCTGGGGGAAAATTCCTGGCCCGAAGTGCACCGTCTGGATGCCGAAATTGCCGCTCGCCAGGTTGAAATCGACCGTCAGCAAAGCCGCAACGTCGTGCTCGAAGCGCGCGTGGATGATTTGAAATCCGGTCTCGATGCGGTCGAAGAACTGGCGCGCAACAACCTGGGTCTGGTCAAACCGGGTGAAACCTTTTACGTGATTCCCGCCGACGAGGCCGATCAGTGA
- the ispD gene encoding 2-C-methyl-D-erythritol 4-phosphate cytidylyltransferase, whose product MTLHLLLPAAGIGQRFGQNTPKQYCPVAGKRLAEWTLDLWRGVAIDGRRLLILREDDAVGQSLISNYPKLESVTGGAERADSVLAGLDALDAGPDDWVMVHDIARPCIRADDIARLWHHCQQTGRGALLARPLTDTIKRQVDGELTSLDRRQLWAAMTPQCFPVLMLRDALRDALNTGESITDEASAMERLGCPVDLVEGAADNIKLTRAEDLALVEFYLQQQGRLP is encoded by the coding sequence ATGACGCTCCATCTGCTGTTGCCGGCCGCCGGCATTGGCCAACGCTTTGGCCAGAACACTCCCAAACAATATTGCCCTGTCGCCGGAAAACGGCTCGCCGAATGGACGCTGGATCTGTGGCGGGGCGTTGCGATTGACGGCCGGCGTTTGCTGATTCTGCGCGAAGACGATGCCGTCGGTCAGTCGTTGATATCGAACTACCCCAAGTTGGAATCGGTAACCGGCGGCGCTGAACGCGCCGACTCGGTACTGGCCGGGCTGGATGCGTTGGACGCCGGGCCGGACGACTGGGTGATGGTGCACGACATCGCCCGGCCTTGTATCCGCGCCGACGATATCGCCCGGCTCTGGCACCACTGCCAACAGACCGGCCGTGGCGCCTTATTGGCGCGGCCGCTGACCGACACCATCAAACGTCAGGTCGATGGCGAACTGACCAGTCTCGACCGGCGCCAACTCTGGGCCGCCATGACGCCGCAGTGTTTCCCGGTCTTGATGCTGCGCGACGCCTTGCGCGATGCCCTGAACACGGGTGAATCCATCACCGATGAAGCGTCTGCGATGGAGCGTCTGGGTTGCCCGGTCGATCTGGTTGAAGGCGCCGCCGACAACATCAAACTGACCCGCGCCGAGGACCTCGCGCTGGTCGAATTCTATTTGCAACAACAGGGGCGTTTGCCATGA
- the ispF gene encoding 2-C-methyl-D-erythritol 2,4-cyclodiphosphate synthase — translation MRVGQGVDVHRFDEQSEPTTIRLGGVDVPAPHALLAHSDGDVLLHAICDAMLGAAGLGDIGEHFPDTDPTWAGADSRALLKDVDSAVRQRGWQLVNLDVTLIAQTPRVGEFKAAIRTSIAQTLNVDPGRINVKATTTEKLGFIGRKEGVAAEAICLLEAAQ, via the coding sequence ATGAGAGTGGGGCAGGGGGTGGACGTCCACCGTTTCGATGAGCAATCCGAGCCGACCACCATTCGTCTAGGCGGTGTCGATGTGCCGGCGCCACACGCGCTGCTGGCGCATTCGGACGGCGATGTGCTGCTGCACGCTATCTGCGATGCCATGTTGGGCGCCGCCGGTCTGGGTGACATCGGCGAGCATTTTCCCGATACCGACCCGACCTGGGCCGGTGCCGACAGCCGCGCCTTGTTGAAAGACGTCGACAGCGCCGTGCGTCAACGCGGCTGGCAACTGGTCAATCTGGACGTGACGTTGATCGCCCAGACGCCGCGCGTCGGCGAGTTCAAAGCAGCGATCCGAACCAGCATCGCCCAGACGTTGAACGTCGATCCGGGCCGCATCAACGTTAAAGCGACGACCACGGAAAAACTCGGTTTTATCGGTCGCAAAGAAGGCGTCGCTGCCGAAGCGATCTGCCTGCTGGAGGCCGCTCAATGA